A stretch of Apostichopus japonicus isolate 1M-3 chromosome 9, ASM3797524v1, whole genome shotgun sequence DNA encodes these proteins:
- the LOC139973183 gene encoding uncharacterized protein isoform X1 gives MLHFGSMAELRSKCIFVFAVLLLLNSSGFRISSSTRVNDSNLQYFLFQTPEYPRDCHEVLNQCSSTNAKSGVYLVKPDQYPEPFQTYCDHNTTSGGWTVIQRRVDGSIGFNRTWDEYKSGIGFLGSEFLIGNEKLAHLINQKRYQLRIELENYAGQSYSLTYDNFRIADEWGNYSITSLGVVEGITDLPITWCSSNKDNYDNTCERTCENPNDCVIPDPADPERCLCPENHMILGDSCIPQEQCGCYVQGEGVVLAEGEFYVNSRCTRRSTCINNQIIEARYQCSDHATCDQRNGVRKCYCNPNYQGDGVTCTHNCFVAAKGSVVTEGESYINSDCSLRITCNSNVLTSERYSCSADATCEERSDIRRCYCNEWFEGDGVTCTRSGPRDCSDLHTAGRRNNGKYTIYPAGSSEFEVFL, from the exons ATGTTGCATTTTGGATCAATGGCAGAACTTCGAAGCAAATGTATTTTCGTCTTTGCGGTGTTGCTGCTTTTAAACTCAAGTGGTTTTCGG ATATCTTCAAGCACAAGAGTCAACGATTCAA ACTTGCAGTATTTTCTATTCCAAACTCCGGAGTATCCAAGGGATTGTCATGAAGTACTTAACCAATGTTCTTCTACCAACGCCAAATCCGGTGTATACCTGGTTAAACCTGACCAGTATCCGGAACCATTTCAGACATATTGTGATCATAACACTACATCTGGAGGTTGGACA GTCATACAACGACGTGTTGATGGCTCCATCGGTTTTAATCGAACCTGGGACGAATATAAAAGCGGAATTGGTTTCTTAGGCAGTGAATTTCTGATTGGTAATGAAAAGTTAGCTCACTTGATAAACCAAAAGAGATACCAGCTGCGCATCGAGCTAGAGAATTATGCAGGCCAGTCATATTCCTTGACATACGACAACTTTCGCATTGCCGATGAATGGGGGAATTATTCTATAACAAGTCTTGGTGTTGTCGAAGGAATAACAG ATTTACCCATTACCTGGTGCTCATCCAACAAGGATAATTATGACAATACATGTGAAAGGACTTGTGAGAATCCGAATGATTGTGTCATACCGGATCCAGCGGATCCAGAGAGATGTCTTTGTCCAGAAAACCACATGATTCTTGGAGATAGCTGTATACCTCAGGAGCAATGTGGCTGTTACGTTCAAGGGGAAGGCGTCGTATTAGCA gaaggcgagttttacgtcaattcaagatgtacacgaagatcaacttgtatcaacaaccagattatagaggcgagataccagtgtagtgatcacgcaacctgtgatcagaggaacggtgtccgtaaatgttactgtaatccaaactaccaaggggacggagtgacgtgcacccacaactgcttcgttgctgccaAAGGAAGTGTAGTAACG GAGGGTGAATCATACATTAATTCTGACTGCTCCTTACGAATAACCTGCAACAGTAACGTACTTACTAGTGAGAGGTACAGTTGTAGTGCAGACGCAACCTGCGAGGAGCGGAGTGATATCCGTAGATGTTACTGTAACGAATGGTTCGAAGGTGATGGTGTTACATGTACTCGCAGTGGACCGAGAGATTGTTCTGATCTTCACACAGCGGGTAGAAGAAATAACggaaaatataccatttatCCCGCTGGAAGCTCtgagtttgaagtttttttgtgA
- the LOC139973183 gene encoding uncharacterized protein isoform X2, translating into MAEPRSKCIFVFSVLLLLNSNGFRISSSTRVNDSNLQYFLFQTPEYPRDCHEVLNQCSSTNAKSGVYLVKPDQYPEPFQTYCDHNTTSGGWTVIQRRVDGSIGFNRTWDEYKSGIGFLGSEFLIGNEKLAHLINQKRYQLRIELENYAGQSYSLTYDNFRIADEWGNYSITSLGVVEGITDLPITWCSSNKDNYDNTCERTCENPNDCVIPDPADPERCLCPENHMILGDSCIPQEQCGCYVQGEGVVLAEGEFYVNSRCTRRSTCINNQIIEARYQCSDHATCDQRNGVRKCYCNPNYQGDGVTCTHNCFVAAKGSVVTEGESYINSDCSLRITCNSNVLTSERYSCSADATCEERSDIRRCYCNEWFEGDGVTCTRSGPRDCSDLHTAGRRNNGKYTIYPAGSSEFEVFL; encoded by the exons ATATCTTCAAGCACAAGAGTCAACGATTCAA ACTTGCAGTATTTTCTATTCCAAACTCCGGAGTATCCAAGGGATTGTCATGAAGTACTTAACCAATGTTCTTCTACCAACGCCAAATCCGGTGTATACCTGGTTAAACCTGACCAGTATCCGGAACCATTTCAGACATATTGTGATCATAACACTACATCTGGAGGTTGGACA GTCATACAACGACGTGTTGATGGCTCCATCGGTTTTAATCGAACCTGGGACGAATATAAAAGCGGAATTGGTTTCTTAGGCAGTGAATTTCTGATTGGTAATGAAAAGTTAGCTCACTTGATAAACCAAAAGAGATACCAGCTGCGCATCGAGCTAGAGAATTATGCAGGCCAGTCATATTCCTTGACATACGACAACTTTCGCATTGCCGATGAATGGGGGAATTATTCTATAACAAGTCTTGGTGTTGTCGAAGGAATAACAG ATTTACCCATTACCTGGTGCTCATCCAACAAGGATAATTATGACAATACATGTGAAAGGACTTGTGAGAATCCGAATGATTGTGTCATACCGGATCCAGCGGATCCAGAGAGATGTCTTTGTCCAGAAAACCACATGATTCTTGGAGATAGCTGTATACCTCAGGAGCAATGTGGCTGTTACGTTCAAGGGGAAGGCGTCGTATTAGCA gaaggcgagttttacgtcaattcaagatgtacacgaagatcaacttgtatcaacaaccagattatagaggcgagataccagtgtagtgatcacgcaacctgtgatcagaggaacggtgtccgtaaatgttactgtaatccaaactaccaaggggacggagtgacgtgcacccacaactgcttcgttgctgccaAAGGAAGTGTAGTAACG GAGGGTGAATCATACATTAATTCTGACTGCTCCTTACGAATAACCTGCAACAGTAACGTACTTACTAGTGAGAGGTACAGTTGTAGTGCAGACGCAACCTGCGAGGAGCGGAGTGATATCCGTAGATGTTACTGTAACGAATGGTTCGAAGGTGATGGTGTTACATGTACTCGCAGTGGACCGAGAGATTGTTCTGATCTTCACACAGCGGGTAGAAGAAATAACggaaaatataccatttatCCCGCTGGAAGCTCtgagtttgaagtttttttgtgA